In the genome of Monodelphis domestica isolate mMonDom1 chromosome 2, mMonDom1.pri, whole genome shotgun sequence, one region contains:
- the YY1AP1 gene encoding YY1-associated protein 1, translating to MSKPQTDNDMQTWVLNAAQRKRLQQQMQQHVQLLTQIHLLASTNSSLSSEASTTKMFLKELGTFAQSSVVLHHQYNPKFQTTFQPCNLKGALQLIEDFHSHINIDLSPRKNVKESATEFPCMPKQVAWILATSKVFMYPELLPIRSLKVKNPRDKIFFTKAEDNLLALGLKHFEGTEFPKPLISKYLLTAKSAHQLTVRIKNLNNSRAPDNIIKYYKKTKQLPILFKCCEDLQPDQWKPPVEREERHLPFWLKASLPSIQEEIQHLANDAGESRNMAGFAETSSEPGLESKNGSQYPLLLPKGVVLTLKPLAKRFSSRRIWRQRSSVLKPLLIRPAPSLQPCSSDSTGVRVARSEAPSSKVENSNSQLIQPATVLHTRVPEASPSAVTGGDGIPLALPAIAPENGTPTPVLSQSFLSPTPATFLSPVTPKLGVSGVKPPKRKWAKASRLLKPSPVLPSPSVILTVPGTVIQPLTAVAQSPQTIPITALLLSPTSFICPLNQPLIASSLPSLIVSGNPVSLPVPPIPEDNTQVKTNIPHPQAEGESAFPAIEPKTEPQESSSLCPCPYPKEEHSPGPPTSGRERRVDSFEGNTHSWTVVKTLDGRQVLEPLCHASQKTFDFLQGNLLNIVKVEPEEPGEEASSSWSRFPEPGICDEIKKDVLMELDVESPCEEAGGAPEVKEEAVLEKQAGGETAMTQGKGSLPGNMSKEPPESTASATNPGTMLSSLLTKPEESSSVGGLSVGTPAGPETGGEKDGPEEEEEDLDNPDQDEEMASVSEESVHSGPELQETEKLTCLVSGRCMGPERDSEEDKPQKENSGPERVVKVEEMKSPKKEDEVMAEAGRDPSFYIHFT from the exons ATGTCCAAGCCCCAGACTGATAATGACATGCAGACATGGGTTCTGAATGCAGCTCAAAGGAAGAGACTCCAACAACAGATGCAGCAG caCGTTCAGCTCCTGACTCAGATTCACCTTCTGGCCAGCACCAACTCCAGCCTCAGTTCGGAGGCCAGTACCACCAAGATGTTTCTT AAGGAACTGGGGACCTTTGCTCAAAGCTCTGTTGTCCTTCACCATCAGTACAATCCCAAGTTTCAGACCACATTCCAGCCCTGTAACTTGAAGGGTGCTCTGCAGCTCATAGAAGACTTTCACTCACACATCAACATTGACTTGAGCCCTCGAAAAAATGTCAAGGAGAGTG CCACTGAATTTCCTTGTATGCCGAAGCAAGTTGCCTGGATTCTGGCTACAAGCAAGGTCTTCATGTATCCAGAACTACTTCCAATTCGTTCCCTGAAGGTGAAGAATCCCAGGGACAAGATATTCTTCACCAAAGCAGAAGACAA TTTGTTAGCTTTGGGGCTGAAACATTTTGAAGGGACTGAGTTTCCTAAACCTCTAATCAGCAAATACCTCCTGACTGCCAAGTCTGCTCACCAGCTGACAGTGAGAATCAAGAACCTCAACAACAGCCGGGCTCCGGACAATATCATTAAA TATTATAAGAAGACTAAGCAGCTGCCAATATTGTTTAAGTGCTGTGAAGATCTTCAGCCTGATCAGTGGAAGCCACCAGTGGAGAGGGAAGAGCGGCATCTCCCTTTCTGGTTAAAG GCCAGTTTGCCATCTATCCAGGAGGAAATACAGCATTTAGCTAATGATGCTGGAGAATCAAGAAATATGGCTGGATTTGCTGAGACCAGTTctgagccaggtctagagtcaaagAATGGTAGCCAGTATCCCCTGCTGCTTCCCAAGGGTGTGGTGCTGACACTGAAACCACTGGCCAAACGATTTTCCTCTAGGAGGATTTGGAGGCAAAGGTCATCAGTCCTGAAACCCCTCCTTATCCGCCCTGCCCCTTCTCTCCAACCTTGTTCAAGTGACAGTACTGGAGTCAGAGTAGCCCGGTCCGAAGCGCCTTCAAGCAAAGTGGAAAACTCTAACTCCCAGCTGATCCAGCCAGCCACTGTTTTGCACACTAGAGTTCCAGAGGCTTCACCTTCGGCTGTCACTGGAGGGGATGGGATTCCCCTGGCGTTGCCAGCGATAGCCCCTGAAAATGGGACCCCCACTCCAGTCCTGTCCCAATCCTTCCTCTCTCCTACTCCAGCAACCTTCCTGTCGCCTGTCACTCCCAAGCTGGGTGTGTCAGGTGTGAAGCCCCCAAAGAGGAAGTGGGCCAAGGCTTCCCGACTCTTGAAACCTTCCCCcgtccttccttctccctcagtCATCCTCACTGTTCCTGGCACTGTGATCCAACCTCTTACAGCCGTAGCTCAGAGCCCTCAGACCATCCCCATAACTGCCCTTTTGCTTAGCCCTACATCCTTCATCTGTCCTTTGAACCAGCCCTTGATAGCTTCTTCTCTTCCATCCTTAATTGTCTCTGGTAACCCCGTGAGTCTGCCTGTGCCACCCATCCCTGAGGACAATACACAGGTGAAAACAAATATTCCTCATCCTCAGGCTGAAGGGGAAAGTGCCTTTCCAGCCATTGAGCCGAAAACGGAACCCCAAGAGTCGTCTTCTCTTTGTCCATGTCCGTACCCCAAAGAAGAACACAGCCCGGGGCCTCCCACCTCCGGCAGGGAGCGTCGGGTGGACTCGTTTGAGGGTAACACTCATAGCTGGACTGTTGTGAAAACACTGGATGGGAGGCAAGTCCTGGAGCCACTGTGTCACGCCTCCCagaaaacctttgattttctgcaGGGGAACCTACTGAACATTGTTAAAGTAGAACCTGAGGAGCCTGGGGAGGAAGCCAGCTCATCTTGGAGCAGGTTCCCCGAGCCAGGCATTTGTGATGAGATCAAAAAAGACGTCCTCATGGAGCTGGATGTGGAGTCTCCGTGTGAGGAGGCAGGCGGTGCTCCGGAAGTGAAGGAAGAGGCAGTTTTAGAAAAGCAGGCGGGAGGTGAGACGGCGATGACTCAGGGTAAGGGGAGCCTGCCAGGAAACATGAGCAAGGAGCCTCCTGAGAGCACTGCCTCCGCCACGAATCCTGGAACCATGCTTAGTAGCCTCCTCACTAAGCCTGAAGAGTCATCCAGTGTTGGTGGCCTGTCAGTGGGGACCCCAGCTGGGCCAGAAACAGGGGGTGAGAAGGATGGgccagaagaggaggaagaggatttgGACAATCCCGACCAAGATGAAGAAATGGCATCCGTCTCTGAAGAATCAGTGCACTCTGGCCCAGAGCTTCAG GAGACGGAGAAGCTGACATGTCTGGTGTCTGGGAGGTGCATGGGCCCAGAGAGGGATTCTGAGGAAGACAAACCTCAGAAAGAGAATTCTGGTCCTGAGCGTGTGGTGAAagtggaagaaatgaaaagtcCAAAGAAAGAAGATGAGGTGATGGCTGAAGCGGGTAGAGATCCTTCTTTCTACATTCACTTCACCTAA